DNA sequence from the Streptomyces sp. MST-110588 genome:
AAACTCCACGTCCGCGGCGAGCGCGTCCAGGTCCGTTCCCGGTACGTACAGCGGCAGCCAGCCGTCTGCGTACTCCACCACGCGCTCCAGCGTCCGTCGGCCCGAGCCGCCGAGCAGCACCGGCGGGTGGGGCCGCTGTACGGGCTTGGGCCACGACACGATGGGGTCGAAGTCGACGTACCCGCCGTGGAATTCGGCCTTCTCACACGTCCAGATCTCCTTGACGGCCAGCACCCGCTCACGCAGCAGCGCGCGCCGGGTCGCCGGGTCGGTGCCGTGGTTGCGCAACTCGCCGTGGATGCCTCCGGCGCCCACTCCCATGACCAGCCGGCCACCGGAGAAACGATCCAGCGTGGCGGTCTCCTTGGCCGTCACGATCGGATCCCGCTGGGTGAGCAGCAGTACGGACGTGCCGACGCGCAGGTTCTCGGTCACCGCCGCGGCAAAGGAAAGAGTGACCAGCGGCGCGGGGAGGCGGGGATAGCGGTCGGCGAGGAACCCGGGCCGGACCGTGGGCAGGGCGTCCACGGGCAGATGGGTGTGCTCGCCTATGAACAGCGACTCGAACCGCCGCTCCTCCAGCGCCCGCGCCAGATCGGTCACTCCGATACCGTCGTCGGTCATCATCGTATTGACGCCGATACGCATCAGGCCATGCCTCGCTCTCCGTAACCCGGTGACTCAGTGATTCAGTGACGTAGTGATTCAGTGACGCGGTGACGCAGTGATCCAAAGGCCCAGAGACTCCGTGACCTCTGCGCTTTCCGTGCGTTCCCCGCTTTACGGGACGTTCCGTGCCCTCCGTTTCCGGCTTGAGCAGCTCAACGAGCCGTCGGCGTACGTAATTCCGCACCCGGCACGCCCCACCCGTCTCTAAGATCGCCAGGTGCCCCATGACATAA
Encoded proteins:
- a CDS encoding LLM class F420-dependent oxidoreductase, coding for MTDDGIGVTDLARALEERRFESLFIGEHTHLPVDALPTVRPGFLADRYPRLPAPLVTLSFAAAVTENLRVGTSVLLLTQRDPIVTAKETATLDRFSGGRLVMGVGAGGIHGELRNHGTDPATRRALLRERVLAVKEIWTCEKAEFHGGYVDFDPIVSWPKPVQRPHPPVLLGGSGRRTLERVVEYADGWLPLYVPGTDLDALAADVEFLRGCAAAAGRAEAPQVTIVAVPPEADVLRRLRDIGVDRATLDLPRADRDTSLRTLDSYAALLDG